One genomic window of Nicotiana sylvestris chromosome 10, ASM39365v2, whole genome shotgun sequence includes the following:
- the LOC138880116 gene encoding uncharacterized protein, with translation MSNQVTIGALFQEGTSQVRSPYFNGQHFPHWKVRMKIYVKSYDVKLWLVIKKGNYLLPTSGQPPTNPEDIDDYLNEQMAIIQVDSKARNLLDNAICGEEYENFFSCDTAKEVWEKLEVTYEGTNKLKEIQIILLVHDYELFQMKEGESIKQIFAQFSKIIGDLKVFGRPYSNKLSSDELREDFIAFEKTHLKKTCQEEKKKTFSFKTTIEGFENDIDDDAEALEEEIAMVSRNMNGLMRRYKTQKREGCHPEEPDNAMNKNKNDTKYFECGRYGQLNVSDLKIKILEGFSKNKFSEARAMKIAQNMKKQQTYAS, from the exons ATGTCAAACCAAGTAACTATTGGAGCACTCTTTCAAGAAGGGACATCGCAAGTAAGGTCACCATATTTCAATGGACAACACTTCCCTCATTGGAAGGTGCGCATGAAAATATATGTAAAATCCTATGATGTCAAATTATGGCTTGTTATCAAAAAGGGAAACTATCTTCTTCCAACATCAGGACAACCACCCACTAATCCTGAAGATATAGATGACTACCTTAATGAGCAAATGGCTATTATTCAAGTTGACTCTAAGGCAAGAAACTTGCTCGATAATGCTATATGTGGAGAAGAATATGAGAATTTTTTTAGTTGTGACACCGCCAAGGAAGTGTGGGAAAAACTGGAAGTTACCTATGAAGGAACTaacaaattgaaagaaatacaGATAATTCTGTTGGTTCACGATTATGAACTCTTCCAGATGAAAGAAGGTGAATCCATTAAACAAATATTTGCACAGTTCAGCAAAATCATTGGTGATCTGAAAGTCTTTGGTAGACCTTACTCAA ACAAACTGTCATCTGATGAACTGCGTGAAGATTTCATAGCATTTGAAAAAACACATCTCAAGAAAACGTGTCaggaagagaagaagaaaacttTTTCATTCAAAACCACAATTGAAGGATTTGAGAATGATATTGATGATGACGCAGAGGCTCTTGAAGAAGAAATTGCCATGGTTTCGAGAAATATGAATGGATTGATGAGAAGATACAAAACACAAAAAAGGGAAGGATGTCATCCAGAAGAACCAGACAATGCAATGAACAAGAACAAAAATGATACAAAATATTTTGAATGTGGAAGATATGGCCAGCTGAATGTTTCAGATCTTAAAATAAAAATCTTAGAGGGGTTCAGTAAAAATAAGTTTTCAGAAGCTAGAGCGATGAAGATAGCTCAAAACATGAAAAAACAGCAAACCTATGCTTCATGA